A stretch of Zymoseptoria tritici IPO323 chromosome 1, whole genome shotgun sequence DNA encodes these proteins:
- the MgMEL1 gene encoding putative alpha-galactosidase (Alpha-Galactosidase (Melibiase) (Signal P secreted) (Glycosyl Hydrolase Family 27)), translated as MGFNTYNAAGCTINQTIIQSYINAFSSQGFKAAGYNIFGIDCGWQGIQRQSNGSITYDARVFPDGIAPLSKSAISKGFQWGMYTDQGVNACDTGVTRPGSLNYENQDALQFAGWNTAYMKVDNCYITADQNAPKDARDDFPKRFGAMQNALAKVNIKGMLTCQWGVPYSSSSGLQGPAEWTPPISTSFRVSDDIAQGWNNVVRIYNQAINVNARGLTGPGRFSDMDLLEVGNQGITGDEQASHFAIWAMFKSPLMVSTDLLRLSDASRAVLQNKGLIAINQDSLGKPVVLIQRYTNDNDQFAGPLANGDVAVLLLDTSNAKRNLGIEFAALNISSATVTNLWTGAVVQNVNRYFTDVNARGSIPLRLSNVVKSNPTAPTLRYIEAESATFAGNAVVASCSGCSGGKKAGGIGNGNGNTLTFTGITTSQSSMDVRFDYINGEIGYLGGSGLNIRGASVSVNGGTPVPVSFPLTGYNWDKDVQRNYLVRLYGFSTSGTNTITISGLSSVSQYAPDIDRIGVVV; from the exons ATGG GCTTCAACACATACAACGCTGCGGGTTGTACTATCAACCAGACGATAATCCAGAGCTACATCAACGCATTCTCGAGCCAGGGGTTCAAAGCGGCCGGATACAACATTTTTGGGATCGATTGCGGGTGGCAGGGCATTCAGCGTCAGTCCAACGGCTCCATCACCTATGATGCGAGAGTATTCCCAGACGGCATCGCACCGCTGAGCAAGTCGGCCATCAGCAAAGGCTTC CAATGGGGCATGTACACCGACCAGGGAGTCAACGCCTGCGATACCGGCGTCACCAGGCCAGGGTCTCTCAACTACGAGAACCAGGATGCTCTCCAGTTCGCCGGATGGAACACGGCCTATATGAAG GTGGATAATTGCTACATCACTGCGGACCAAAATGCTCCGAAGGATGCTCGCGATGACTTTCCGAAGCGATTTGGAGCTATGCAAAATGCTCTAGCCAAAGTCAACATCAAGGGCATGCTGACTTGCCAATGGGGTGTCCCTTATTCGAGTTCCAGCGGACTACAAGGTCCTGCCGAGTGGACACCACCGATCTCGACATCTTTCCGCGTCAGCGATGACATCGCCCAAGGCTGGAACAACGTCGTACGCATCTACAACCAGGCCATTAATGTCAACGCAAGAGGTCTCACTGGGCCAGGTCGGTTCTCCGACATGGACCTCTTGGAGGTGGGCAACCAAGGCATAACTGGCGATGAGCAAGCCTCGCACTTTGCCATTTGGGCCATGTTCAAGAGTCCACTCATGGTCTCCACGGACCTTCTTAGGCTATCGGACGCCTCTCGCGCCGTTCTTCAGAACAAGGGTTTGATCGCCATCAACCAGGACTCGCTAGGGAAGcccgtcgtcctcatccagCGCTACACCAACGATAACGATCAGTTCGCTGGTCCTCTCGCCAATGGCGACGTAgcagtccttcttctcgacaCCTCCAACGCCAAGCGCAATCTTGGGATCGAGTTCGCCGCGCTGAACATCTCTTCCGCCACCGTGACCAATCTCTGGACTGGTGCGGTCGTCCAGAACGTGAACAGATACTTTACTGACGTCAACGCCCGGGGCTCCATTCCTCTACGTCTCAGCAACGTAGTGAAGTCCAATCCAACCGCGCCAACTCTGAGGTATATCGAAGCCGAGTCTGCAACTTTTGCCGGCAATGCAGTTGTGGCCTCGTGCTCCGGCTGCTCAGGCGGGAAGAAGGCCGGTGGGATCGGCAATGGTAACGGCAATACCCTGACTTTCACCGGCATCACCACGAGCCAGTCCTCGATGGACGTACGCTTCGACTATATCAACGGCGAGATCGGGTATCTGGGCGGCTCAGGCCTCAACATCCGTGGAGCGAGCGTCAGCGTCAATGGAGGAACTCCGGTTCCTGTGAGCTTCCCACTCACCGGATACAATTGGGACAAGGATGTCCAGAGGAACTATCTTGTGCGCCTGTATGGCTTCAGCACCAGCGGCACCAACACCATTACCATCTCTGGGCTGTCCAGCGTCTCGCAGTACGCGCCTGATATCGACCGCATTGGCGTGGTTGTTTGA
- the MgXKS1 gene encoding putative D-Xylulose kinase (D-Xylulose Kinase): protein MAGSGSLYLGFDLSTQQLKGLVVSSDLKLIHEAKVDFDQDLGKKYGIEKGVLTNPSEGEVFAPPAMWLEALDLVLDRLKEAGLDFGRVKGVSGAGMQHGTVFWSRHAESLLANLDAGQPLVGQLDAEVESGRRGAFAHPMSPNWQDASTQEQCDAFDVELEDKETLANVTGSKAHHRFSGPQIMRYRKKHAEHYEQTARISLVSSFLASILLGNIAPIDISDVTGTNLWNLDKAAWDRKLVALAAGGEDKADELLTKLGDVTIDGGKTFGTISNYFVNRYGFAQDCNIIPFTGDNPATILALPLRAGDAMVSLGTSTTFLMSTSQYKPDPAYHFMNHPTTPGLYMFMLCYKNGGLAREQIRDQLDPSGKWDHFDSTALSTAPVSQKSDGEPMRIGLYFPRPEIVPNLPSGQWRFNYNPSTDSLDEVSSDFLPDDARNIIESQMLSLRLRSHNLVHPGKDPKSGETLPAQPRRVYLVGGGSANPAIAKICGEVLGGVEGVFKLDIGGNACALGAAYKAVWGCERKGGESFEDLIGKRWDEASFVKRVADGYTKGVFEKYGEAVKGFEKMEQVVLKKEVELLGQRGGGLMYPPNK from the exons ATGGCGGGAAGTGGTTCTTTGTACTTG GGCTTTGACCTCAGCACGCAGCAGTTGAAGG GTCTCGTCGTGAGCTCGGATCTCAAACTCATCCACGAAGCcaaggtcgactttgacCAAGATCTCGGAAAGAAGTATGGCATAGAAAAGGGAGTTCTGACCAACCCTTCTGAAGGGGAGGTCTTTGCTCCTCCGGCAATGTGGCTCGAAGCTCTGGATTTGGTGCTTGATCGACTGAAGGAGGCTGGTCTGGACTTTGGTCGAGTGAAGGGCGTTTCGGGAGCAGGAATGCAGCATG GAACCGTATTCTGGTCGAGACATGCAGAAAGTCTGCTGGCAAATCTGGACGCTGGTCAACCTTTAGTCGGACAATTGGATGCCGAAGTCGAgagtggaaggagaggagctTTTGCTCACCCAATGAGCCCCAACTGGCAGGACGCTTCCACCCAGGAACAATGCGATGCTTTCGATGTTGAACTTGAAGACAAGGAGACCTTGGCCAATGTGACCGGCAGCAAAGCTCACCACCGCTTCAGTGGCCCGCAGATCATGCGCTATCGAAAGAAGCATGCCGAGCACTACGAGCAGACGGCGAGGATATCACTTGTGTCATCGTTCTTAGCCTCCATTCTTCTCGGGAATATTGCCCCGATTGACATCAGCGACGTGACTGGCACAAATCTGTGGAACCTAGACAAGGCTGCCTGGGATCGAAAACTTGTCGCTCTTGCGGCCGGTGGAGAAGATAAAGCCGACGAACTCCTCACCAAACTGGGCGACGTTACAATAGACGGTGGAAAGACATTTGGAACGATTTCGAACTACTTCGTGAACAGGTACGGATTCGCGCAAGACTGCAACATCATCCCCTTTACAGGCGACAACCCGGCAACGATCCTCGCTCTACCTCTCCGCGCCGGCGACGCAATGGTATCTCTGGGAACCAGCACGACCTTCCTCATGAGCACATCACAATACAAGCCCGACCCAGCCTACCACTTCATGAATCATCCGACCACTCCTGGCCTCTACATGTTCATGCTCTGCTACAAAAACGGCGGTCTCGCCCGCGAACAGATCCGCGACCAGCTCGACCCGAGCGGGAAATGGGACCACTTCGACTCGACCGCTCTCTCCACCGCACCCGTCTCTCAAAAGTCTGATGGCGAACCCATGCGTATCGGCCTCTACTTCCCTCGTCCCGAGATCGTGCCCAACCTCCCCTCCGGTCAATGGCGCTTCAACTACAACCCATCCACCGACTCCCTCGACGAAGTCTCCTCCGACTTCCTCCCCGACGACGCCCGCAACATCATCGAGTCGCAGATGCTGTCACTTCGCCTGCGGTCACACAACCTCGTCCATCCCGGAAAAGATCCCAAGTCTGGCGAGACCCTACCGGCACAGCCAAGACGTGTATATCTCGTTGGAGGCGGGTCGGCAAATCCGGCCATCGCGAAGATCTGCGGTGAAGTCCTCGGTGGCGTGGAAGGTGTGTTCAAGCTGGACATTGGCGGGAACGCGTGTGCATTGGGAGCGGCGTACAAAGCTGTTTGGGGATgtgaaaggaaaggaggcgaGTCATTCGAGGACTTGATTGGGAAGAGGTGGGACGAGGCGAGCTTTGTGAAGAGAGTGGCAGATGGGTATACGAAGGGTGTGTTCGAGAAGTATGGCGAGGCGGTCAAGGGGTTTGAAAAGATGGAACAGGTCGTGCTGAAGAAGGAAGTCGAGCTGTTGGGTCAACGTGGTGGTGGGTTAATGTATCCGCCTAATAAGTGA